The Eggerthella guodeyinii sequence CCGTCTTGCTCGCGCGCAAGGACGAGCTGGACCGCGCGGCGCCGGCGCCCTACTTCGTGCAGTTCACGCTCAACGCCTACGGATCCGACGTGGAGGCGGGCCTGCCGCGCAAGGCGCAGCTGCTCGACACGTTCCGCGCGCTCGCGGACGCGCTCGGCCCGGAGCGCGTCGTGTGGCGCTACAGCCCCATCCTCGTGGGCGGGCCCTACGACATCGCGCACCACCTGCATTGGTTCGACGCGTTCGCCAAGCGCCTTGAGGGCAGCACGCGGGCCTGTCGCATCGGATTCCTCGACACGTACCCGAAGATCGCCGGGCGCATGGCGGCGCTCGGGTTCGCAGGCGTGCCGGACGGGGAGAAGGCCGCGCTGGCGCTGCGGCTGGCCGAGCTGGGAGCCGCGCACGGCATCGACGTGGGCGGATGCGGGGACGGGGCGCTCGACGACGCGGGGCTGGCGCGGGCGGGCTGCATCGACGCGGCGCTCGTGGAGCGCATCGCGGGCGTGCGGGCGGGGCGCGCTCCGGGCGCCGGGCGGCGGGGAGCCTGCCGCTGCGCGCCGAGCGTGGAAATCGGCACGTACGACACGTGCGCGAACGGGTGCGTGTACTGCTACGCAAATCCCGGCACGGCGGCCGCGGCGCACGGGGCGGCCGATCCTTGGCGCTTGCGGCGCTACGACCCGGCGTCGCCGATGCTCTGCGACGAGCCGGGGCCCGACGACACGGTGGTGGAGCGCGCCGCGGCCAAGCTGCCCGACGCGCCGCCGCGGCTGTTCTGAGCTGGGGCGGCGCGGCTAGCGCAGGTCGCTCACGTGCTCGCAGGCGTCGCCGTAGGGCACGTAGCGGTAGGACGCCGTGACCTCCTGGCCGTTCGACGGGTCGAGCGCGAGGAAGTTGTCGAGCGTGAGGGCGTCGGGATCCTCGACGTCCTGGTAGCCCATGAGGCAGATCCAATGCTCGCCGTAGGGGCCCGCCACGTGGATCACCGTGGGGCGGCCGGCGGCGATCTCGTCGTAGGCCTCGCGCAGCAGCGCCTCGTCGGAGCCGAGCGAGCGGAACGACGAGTTGCCGCCGCCCCAGCCGGGCCACGTGCAGCAGCCGCAGCCGTACGCGCCGTGGCCGTTCGCCTGGCCGGTGAGGATCGCGTCGCCGTAGGCGCACGCGTAGGCGGGGCAGCAGATGGTGTGGCCGCCGGCCGACTGGTTGCCGATGGCGGCGATGAGGGCGGAGTCGTAGTCGAGGCGCTTGTCGCGCTGCTCGGCCGCCTGCTCCGCCGCGCGCTCCGCGTCGCGCGCGGCCGCGAGGGCGCGCACCTGCTCGAGGTTCGCGACGGCCTCGTCGGCGGCGGTCGCTCGGTCGGAGAGCGCCGGGGCGACGATGGCAGGAGGG is a genomic window containing:
- a CDS encoding DUF1848 domain-containing protein, coding for MIVSASRRTDIPRFHFDWLLRRFEEGFALVRNPMVRTQVSRVSLAPDAVDCIAFWTKNPAVLLARKDELDRAAPAPYFVQFTLNAYGSDVEAGLPRKAQLLDTFRALADALGPERVVWRYSPILVGGPYDIAHHLHWFDAFAKRLEGSTRACRIGFLDTYPKIAGRMAALGFAGVPDGEKAALALRLAELGAAHGIDVGGCGDGALDDAGLARAGCIDAALVERIAGVRAGRAPGAGRRGACRCAPSVEIGTYDTCANGCVYCYANPGTAAAAHGAADPWRLRRYDPASPMLCDEPGPDDTVVERAAAKLPDAPPRLF